One window from the genome of Gimesia aquarii encodes:
- a CDS encoding pyridoxal-phosphate dependent enzyme: protein MDSKHFTLGEGQTPLLRSRRIGPDVGLQHLYFKLETVNPTGSYKDRFAAAAISDMRMNGKQHVVTSSSGNAGSALAAYSAAAGIKCQVAVFIGAPENKLKQMLAYGAEIWKIRDFGSDPEITRDTFEYLKQIGSASDAQLQISSYQFSPVSMLGVETIGQELVSQSEQLQRPIEHVFSCAGGGGLILAVFRGFEAALKQKNITDLPAMHCVQPAGNNTIVGPLREGLDHARPCQSTTEIGGLQVASVLDGDKVIAACRQTGGSGYLVEDEFVYEVQSQLARQEGIFCEPAAAVSLAGILQAAVEGKIHREETVVCLITGTGFKDQSSIDRMLASNTCPVVTLSEFINHTS, encoded by the coding sequence ATGGATTCAAAACATTTTACTTTGGGCGAAGGTCAAACACCTCTCTTACGTTCGCGCCGCATTGGCCCTGATGTGGGGCTGCAGCATTTGTATTTTAAATTGGAAACCGTCAATCCCACAGGGTCTTACAAAGATCGGTTTGCCGCTGCTGCGATTTCTGACATGCGGATGAATGGGAAACAACACGTTGTGACCTCTTCCAGCGGAAATGCCGGTTCTGCGCTGGCCGCTTATAGTGCTGCTGCGGGAATAAAATGTCAGGTTGCTGTGTTTATTGGCGCACCGGAAAACAAACTGAAACAGATGCTGGCCTACGGTGCAGAAATCTGGAAGATTCGGGATTTCGGATCAGATCCAGAAATTACCAGGGACACTTTTGAGTATCTGAAACAGATCGGGTCGGCCTCCGATGCGCAACTTCAGATCAGCAGTTATCAATTTAGTCCCGTCAGCATGCTGGGGGTTGAGACAATCGGTCAGGAACTTGTAAGTCAATCAGAGCAATTACAACGTCCTATTGAGCATGTTTTTAGTTGTGCGGGGGGCGGGGGGCTGATTCTGGCTGTTTTTCGGGGCTTTGAAGCGGCACTGAAACAGAAAAACATAACCGACCTGCCTGCCATGCACTGTGTTCAACCAGCTGGTAATAATACGATCGTTGGTCCCTTACGGGAGGGACTTGACCATGCACGGCCCTGTCAGAGCACGACAGAAATTGGTGGACTACAGGTTGCCAGTGTGCTGGATGGAGACAAAGTGATTGCAGCCTGCAGACAAACTGGTGGCTCTGGTTATCTTGTCGAAGATGAATTCGTGTATGAGGTACAGTCGCAACTGGCACGACAGGAAGGCATCTTTTGTGAGCCAGCGGCTGCAGTTTCATTGGCGGGCATCTTACAAGCTGCCGTGGAAGGAAAGATACACCGGGAGGAAACCGTGGTCTGTCTCATCACGGGCACAGGATTCAAGGATCAGTCTTCAATAGATCGAATGCTGGCTTCAAACACCTGCCCGGTCGTTACGCTATCAGAGTTCATCAATCATACATCTTAA